One Ranitomeya variabilis isolate aRanVar5 chromosome 5, aRanVar5.hap1, whole genome shotgun sequence DNA window includes the following coding sequences:
- the LOC143776869 gene encoding E3 ubiquitin/ISG15 ligase TRIM25-like codes for MASADLRDELDCSICLSTYTDPVMLRCGHNFCRVCIDQALDTQDKSGVYSCPECREIFYQRPALMRNLALRKIMENFLFTPPKQIKNRIFCTHCVDSPVRAVKSCLHCEVSLCNKHLRAHSKSPEHVLSDPSTSLEKRKCSVHKKMLEYYCFEDATCICVYCSAGEHRGHEVEILGEALEKKKKKLKNLLQKLTTKREETEERVQSLEERWRKAQEKAAGEAERVTALCTDIRRRLDELEKRFLSEISRQQKKESLSLSALIHHLEIKKDELSSKMRHIEELCNMTDPLTVLQEPDIGDLCDPEEEGGDEDTGGHDKQPHDGDDLDVAVISHTLHTLCDVVTGIRRGIYVEGPVDILLDVNTAANYILISEDLKTAMWSEKKQNRPETEGRFQDYQVMSRRGFTSGRHHWDVESKRSGRWMVGMCYPSIERKGDESYIGDNNKSWCLRRCNNQYSVIYDRKEVRLPDNISSDRVRISLDYEAGQLSFYELCDPIRHLHTFTATFSEPLHAAVCVGDPLSGFLQVGSWLKICS; via the coding sequence ATGGCGTCTGCTGATTTGAGAGACGAGCTGGACTGCTCCATCTGTCTGAGCACTTATACAGATCCTGTAatgctgagatgtggacacaattTCTGCCGGGTTTGTATTGATCAGGCGCTGGATACACAGGACAAgtctggagtttattcctgtcctgaaTGTAGAGAAATCTTTTATCAGCGGCCGGCACTGATGAGGAACTTAGCTCTGCGTAAAATAATGGAGAATTTCCTGTTTACTCCCCCAAAACAGATAAAAAACAGGATTTTCTGCACTCACTGTGTCGACTCTCCTGTTCGTGCTGTTAAATCCTGTCTACACTGTGAAGTTTCTCTGTGTAATAAACATCTGAGAGCTCACAGTAAATCACCAGAACACGTCTTATctgatcccagcacttctctggagaaaaggaaatgttctgtccataagaaGATGCTGGAATATTACTGTTTCGAGGATGCTACTTGTATCTGTGTGTATTGTTCGGCAGGAGAACATCGGGGACACGAGGTGGAGATACTTGGTGAAGCcttagagaagaagaagaagaaactgAAAAATCTTCTGCAGAAACTGACCACAAAGAGAGAAGAGACTGAGGAAAgagtccagagtctggaggaacgcTGGAGAAAAGCTCAAGAAAAAGCAGCTGGAGAAGCCGAGAGAGTCACTGCCCTATGTACAGACATCAGGAGACGACTGGATGAACTAGAGAAGAGGTTTCTGAGTGAGATCTCCAGACAGCAAAAGAAAGAGTCACTGTCACTGTCTGCTCTGATCCATCAtctggaaataaagaaggacgagctgtccagcaagatgagacacattgaggagctgtgtaacatgactgatccactgactgtcttacaggaaccagacatcggtgacttgtgtgatcctgaggaggagggaggtgatgaggacacagggggacatgataaacagccccatgatggagatgacctggatgtggctgtgatctcacacacattacacacattatgtGACGTAGTAACAGGTATAAGGAGGGGGATCTATGTGGAGGGTCCTGtagacatattactggatgtaaacACAGCTGCTAATTATATCCTTATATCAGAAGACCTGAAAACTGCTATGTGGTCAGAAAAAAAGCAGAATCGTCCAGAAACAGAAGGGAGATTCCAGGATTATCAGGTGATGAGTAGGAGGGGATTTACCTCAGGGCGACATCACTGGGATGTTGAGAGCAAACGATCGGGGAGGTGGATGGTGGGGATGTGTTATCCCAGTATAGAAAGGAAGGGAGATGAATCATACATTGGTGATAATAACAAGTCCTGGTGTTTGAGGAGATGTAACAATCAGTATTCAGTGATATATGACAGGAAGGAGGTCCGGTTACCTGACAATATCTCCAGTGATAGAGTCAGGATAagtctggattatgaggccgggcagttgtccttttatgagctgtgtgaccccatcagacacttacacaccttcactgccaccTTCTCTGAGCCCCTTCATGCTGCAGTATGTGTAGGTGATCCATTATCTGGGTTTCTTCAAGTAGGTAGCTGGTTAAAAATCTGCAGCTAA